From the Brassica napus cultivar Da-Ae chromosome A8, Da-Ae, whole genome shotgun sequence genome, one window contains:
- the LOC106379909 gene encoding probable fucosyltransferase 9 translates to MRAHSHLLHPKLRFNMKKLEDNISFKISGMTKLTITFATCLVLSMVLLLPSYNISNLHKSHLTTTGGLLATGFDEESCLSRYHQSSLRKPSPFKPSTNLVSKLRSYEMLHKRCGPNTDAYKRATKRLGNNNNVINSNGDDCQYVVWTPMFGLGNRILSMVSVFTYALITDRVMLVDQRNDITDLFCEPFPGTSWLLPLDFPLTDQIDSFNRTHSHCYGTMLKNHTVNTTTRPSHLYIDIFHDSRDHDKMFFCEENQAFIKNVPWLVVKSNLYYAPSLWLIPSFQTKLIKLFPQKDTVFHHLSHYLFHPTNQVWGMVTRSYNAYLSRADEVLGLQIRVFSTPAGYFQHVMDQIMSCTQREKLLPELATKGSQNITKTLRLKAVLVTSLHPEYSDELKNMFLERPSSTGEIIEVYQPSGERVQQTDKKVHDQKALAEIYLLSLTDKLVTSTRSTFGYVAQGLGGLKPWILYEPRHNKAPDPPCVRAMSMEPCSLKAPISACQAETIKTTPFVKYCEDRITGIKLVDEL, encoded by the exons ATGAGAGCCCACTCGCATCTCCTTCATCCAAAACTCAGATTCAACATGAAGAAACTGGAAGACAACATCTCGTTTAAGATCTCAGGTATGACGAAGCTCACAATAACATTCGCCACATGCTTAGTACTTTCAATGGTGCTACTACTACCATCTTACAACATCTCCAACCTTCACAAGTCTCATCTTACAACCACAG GAGGCCTTCTTGCAACAGGTTTTGATGAGGAATCTTGCTTGAGTAGGTACCATCAATCATCTTTACGCAAACCTTCACCATTCAAACCATCTACAAACCTTGTCTCTAAGCTAAGAAGCTACGAGATGCTTCACAAGCGTTGCGGTCCAAACACAGATGCTTACAAGAGAGCTACAAAGCGGCTTGGTAACAACAACAATGTAATAAACAGCAACGGTGATGATTGTCAGTACGTAGTGTGGACGCCTATGTTCGGTCTAGGAAACAGAATACTTTCCATGGTCTCTGTCTTCACCTATGCTCTCATAACAGATAGAGTCATGCTTGTCGACCAAAGGAACGATATAACCGACCTCTTCTGTGAGCCTTTTCCCGGTACTTCCTGGTTACTTCCTTTAGATTTTCCATTGACTGATCAGATAGATAGCTTCAACCGTACGCATTCGCATTGTTACGGTACCATGTTGAAGAATCATACCGTTAACACAACTACAAGACCGTCACATCTTTATATTGATATCTTCCATGACTCAAGGGATCATGATAAGATGTTCTTCTGTGAAGAGAACCAAGCTTTCATCAAGAACGTCCCTTGGCTAGTAGTGAAATCTAATCTTTACTACGCTCCATCTCTATGGTTGATACCTAGCTTTCAGACCAAACTCATCAAGCTGTTCCCACAGAAAGACACAGTCTTCCACCACTTGAGCCATTATCTTTTCCACCCGACAAACCAAGTTTGGGGAATGGTCACAAGATCCTACAACGCTTACTTATCAAGAGCTGACGAAGTACTAGGTCTTCAAATAAGAGTGTTCAGCACGCCAGCTGGTTATTTTCAGCACGTGATGGACCAAATCATGTCATGCACACAAAGAGAGAAGCTCTTGCCTGAACTAGCTACAAAAGGATCACAAAATATAACGAAGACACTGAGACTCAAAGCTGTTCTCGTCACATCTCTGCATCCAGAGTACTCTGATGAGCTAAAGAACATGTTTTTAGAACGGCCTAGTTCAACGGGAGAGATCATTGAAGTGTATCAGCCAAGTGGAGAAAGGGTTCAACAAACAGACAAGAAGGTGCACGACCAAAAGGCACTCGCGGAGATCTATCTTCTGAGTTTAACTGATAAGCTTGTGACAAGCACAAGGTCTACGTTTGGATACGTAGCTCAAGGTCTAGGAGGATTAAAGCCATGGATACTCTACGAGCCAAGGCACAACAAAGCTCCTGACCCGCCGTGTGTTAGGGCCATGTCTATGGAGCCTTGTTCTCTTAAAGCACCAATCTCTGCTTGTCAAGCTGAGACAATCAAAACCACCCCTTTTGTTAAGTACTGTGAGGACCGGATCACAGGGATTAAGCTAGTTGATGAACTTTGA
- the LOC106378787 gene encoding probable fucosyltransferase 8 has translation MEKLTVTIATCFILCSVLLLPPSPNIFNRLKSNLTTTGSYDSKKPREKLLGGGLLATELDDESCLSRYHQASLRKPSPHKPSAYLVSKLRSYEKLHKRCGPGSDAYKSATEKLGLKPGNGSESVGECRYIVWVPYSGLANRIISLVSVFLYALLTERVILVDQRSGISDLFCEPFPATSWLLPRNFPLLGGKKRDRFFDRSNSHCYGTMLRNSAPNLTETSLPSYLYLYLISDYSDDDKMFFCEEDQKTFIGEVPWLVVNSNIYFVPSLWLIPSFQTELIKMFPEKETVFHHLSRYLLHPTNQVWGLVTRSYDAYLSRADERLGIQVRVFDRHAGYLQHVMDQIVACTQREKLLPELSTQVTNTSRSKRLLKVVLVTSLHPEYSVKLKRMFWEQPTSTGESIEVYQPSEERVQQTDKKLHDQKALAEVYLLSLTDNIVTTARSTFGYFAHSLGGLRPWILYKPVNRTAPDPPCVKAVSMEPCFHRPPLYGCQAKTIEITPFVMTCEDSNPGLKLVDAPE, from the exons ATGGAGAAGCTCACAGTAACAATCGCCACCTGCTTCATACTTTGCTCCGTGCTACTACTACCACCATCCCCTAACATCTTCAACCGCCTCAAGTCTAATCTCACAACCACCG gttcctATGATTCTAAGAAACCAAGGGAGAAGCTGCTAGGAGGAGGGCTTCTTGCTACGGAGCTTGATGATGAATCTTGCCTGAGTAGGTATCACCAAGCGTCTTTGCGCAAGCCCTCACCACACAAACCATCTGCTTATCTCGTCTCTAAGCTTAGAAGCTACGAGAAGCTTCACAAGCGCTGCGGTCCAGGCTCAGATGCTTACAAGAGTGCAACAGAGAAGCTTGGCCTTAAGCCTGGGAATGGAAGTGAATCTGTTGGTGAATGCAGATACATCGTGTGGGTTCCATACTCTGGGCTTGCAAACAGAATAATATCTCTTGTTTCTGTATTCCTCTATGCTCTCCTGACAGAGAGAGTCATTCTTGTTGACCAACGCAGTGGTATAAGCGACCTCTTTTGTGAGCCTTTTCCAGCTACTTCCTGGTTGCTTCCTCGCAATTTTCCGTTGTTGGGTGGTAAGAAGAGAGACCGCTTCTTCGACAGGAGCAACTCTCATTGTTACGGAACAATGCTGAGAAACAGTGCCCCTAACTTGACTGAAACATCACTACCTTCATATCTTTATCTTTATCTAATCTCTGATTACAGTGATGATGATAAGATGTTCTTCTGTGAAGAAGATCAAAAAACATTCATCGGTGAAGTGCCTTGGCTGGTCGTTAATTCCAACATTTACTTTGTCCCGTCTCTATGGTTGATCCCTAGTTTCCAAACCGAACTCATCAAGATGTTCCCCGAGAAAGAAACCGTATTCCACCACTTGAGTCGGTATCTTCTACACCCGACAAACCAAGTGTGGGGACTGGTCACAAGATCCTACGATGCTTACTTATCAAGAGCAGACGAGAGACTTGGGATCCAAGTAAGGGTTTTCGACAGACATGCTGGATATTTACAGCACGTCATGGACCAGATCGTTGCATGTACACAAAGAGAGAAACTCTTGCCTGAATTATCTACACAAGTCACTAATACATCAAGAAGCAAGAGACTACTTAAAGTTGTTCTTGTCACGTCTCTGCACCCAGAGTACTCTGTAAAATTAAAGAGAATGTTTTGGGAACAACCGACTTCAACGGGAGAGAGTATAGAAGTTTATCAGCCAAGTGAAGAGAGGGTTCAACAAACAGACAAGAAGCTTCACGACCAAAAGGCTCTCGCAGAGGTCTATCTCCTAAGCTTAACTGATAACATTGTCACGACCGCGAGGTCTACATTTGGATATTTTGCTCATAGTCTTGGAGGATTAAGGCCATGGATACTCTACAAGCCAGTGAACCGTACAGCTCCTGATCCACCATGCGTTAAAGCCGTGTCGATGGAGCCATGTTTCCATAGGCCTCCGCTCTATGGTTGTCAAGCCAAGACAATCGAAATCACACCTTTTGTAATGACTTGTgaggattcgaacccaggtctTAAGCTAGTTGATGCTCCCGAATGA
- the LOC106382336 gene encoding rhamnogalacturonan I rhamnosyltransferase 1: MEVRSDSNQGRSGDNKLPSPAAPKPRVQVWFVTVCSTILIWTCLVQLFAAGELWRTRIFTGQVSRFSAPVEPVPLPPPLPPARNYTSNGVLLVSCNGGLNQMRSAICDMVTVARLLNLTLVVPELDKTSFWADPSGFEDIFDVRHFIDSLRDEVRIFRRLPKRYSSKYGYKMFEMPPVSWSDENYYLKQVLPLFSKHKVVHFNRTDTRLANNGLSLPLQWLRCRVNFQGLKFTPQLEALGSKLVRILQQRGPFVALHLRYEMDMLAFSGCTHGCSEEEAEELKKMRYTYPWWREKEINSEERRAQGLCPLTPEEVALVLKALGFDKNTQIYIAAGEIYGSEHRLSVLREAFPRIVKKEMLLESSELQQFQNHSSQMAALDFMVSVASNTFIPTYDGNMAKVVEGHRRYLGFKKTILLDRKRLVELLDLHHNKTLTWDQFAVAVKEAHERRTGAPTHRRVISDKPKEEDYFYANPQECLCEGTNCHDLYGHRNNSSLTR, translated from the exons ATGGAAGTTAGATCGGATTCCAATCAGGGGCGGAGCGGCGATAATAAGCTTCCGTCTCCGGCAGCTCCGAAGCCCCGCGTGCAAGTCTGGTTCGTAACGGTCTGCTCCACCATTTTGATTTGGACCTGTTTGGTTCAGCTTTTCGCCGCCGGCGAGCTTTGGCGTACCCGGATCTTCACCGGTCAGGTTTCTAGATTCTCGGCCCCCGTCGAGCCGGTTCCGTTGCCGCCTCCGCTTCCTCCCGCAA GAAACTATACAAGCAATGGTGTTTTGCTTGTGTCGTGTAATGGCGGACTTAATCAGATGCGATCCGCG ATTTGTGATATGGTGACTGTTGCTCGGTTACTTAACCTCACGCTTGTTGTTCCTGAGCTTGACAAAACTTCTTTCTGGGCTGATCCAAG TGGGTTTGAGGATATTTTTGATGTGAGACATTTTATTGATTCGTTAAGAGATGAAGTTCGGATCTTTAGGAGGCTTCCTAAACGGTATAGCAGCAAGTATGGTTACAAGATGTTCGAAATGCCTCCGGTTAGCTGGTCTGATGAGAACTATTACCTTAAGCAG gtGTTGCCTCTTTTCAGCAAACACAAGGTTGTGCATTTCAATAGGACCGATACCCGTCTGGCAAACAATGGTCTTTCGCTCCCACTCCAGTGGCTTAGGTGCCGGGTGAACTTCCAGGGACTAAAGTTTACTCCACAGCTTGAGGCTTTGGGATCTAAGCTAGTCCGCATTCTACAGCAAAGAGGGCCCTTTGTGGCTTTGCATCTTAGATATGAGATGGATATGTTAGCTTTCTCTGGTTGCACTCATGGTTGCAGTgaggaagaagctgaagagCTCAAAAAGATGAG GTACACATATCCCTGGTGGAGAGAGAAGGAGATAAACTCAGAGGAGAGGAGGGCGCAAGGGCTGTGTCCACTGACGCCAGAGGAGGTGGCATTGGTTCTAAAAGCTTTGGGATTCGACAAAAATACACAGATATACATTGCAGCTGGTGAGATTTATGGGAGCGAGCATAGATTATCCGTTCTAAGGGAAGCATTCCCGAGAATT GTAAAGAAGGAAATGCTATTGGAGTCGTCAGAGTTGCAACAGTTTCAGAACCATTCGTCTCAAATGGCTGCTCTAGATTTCATGGTATCTGTGGCCAGCAACACTTTTATTCCCACGTATGATGGAAACATGGCAAAAGTCGTGGAAGGTCATCGGAG ATACCTCGGGTTTAAGAAGACAATCCTGCTTGACCGCAAGAGACTCGTGGAGCTACTGGACTTGCATCACAACAAGACCCTCACGTGGGATCAGTTTGCAGTAGCTGTCAAGGAAGCACACGAGAGACGAACAGGAGCACCTACACATCGAAGAGTGATCTCCGACAAACCAAAGGAGGAAGATTACTTCTACGCTAACCCTCAGGAATGTCTTTGTGAAGGTACAAATTGCCACGACCTGTATGGCCATAGAAACAACTCCAGTTTAACACGTTGA
- the LOC106382337 gene encoding uncharacterized protein LOC106382337 — protein sequence MSSPDPKTENSDSQPPSEELGDSSTVWKDPVESGSPNEEGSDPPKEGGDAEEEEEEEGECGFCLFMKGGGCKESFTAWEVCVEEAEKNKEDIVTKCMEVTSTLKKCMDEHSDYYQPILAAERAAEEQVKKELEAEKEKEVSEEEAAAMKQARG from the coding sequence ATGTCATCTCCGGATCCGAAGACAGAGAATTCCGATTCCCAACCTCCGTCAGAGGAGCTGGGAGATTCGTCAACTGTTTGGAAAGATCCGGTTGAATCCGGATCTCCGAATGAAGAAGGATCGGATCCTCCAAAGGAAGGAGGAGACGctgaggaggaagaggaagaggaaggagagTGCGGGTTCTGCTTGTTCATGAAAGGAGGAGGGTGCAAAGAGTCGTTCACGGCGTGGGAAGTGTGCGTGGAGGAAGCTGAGAAGAACAAGGAGGACATCGTCACCAAGTGTATGGAAGTCACTAGTACCTTGAAGAAATGTATGGATGAACATTCCGATTACTACCAGCCCATTCTGGCTGCGGAGAGAGCTGCTGAAGAGCAGGTGAAGAAGGAGCTCGAAgcggagaaggagaaggaggtcTCTGAAGAGGAAGCGGCGGCGATGAAGCAAGCTCGGGGCTAA
- the LOC106382339 gene encoding transmembrane emp24 domain-containing protein p24delta7: protein MHVLTFSVSFISQKKTTKNIKTPQIFIGAAMDLHRSSTIILLILSILSPATLSMRYELLSGHTKCISEEIHANAMSVGKYSIVNPHEDHPLPASHKITVKVTSPQGTAYHEADGVSTGQFSLTAVETGDYITCISAVDHKPETMLTIDFDWRTGVHSKDWPSVAKRSQVENMESEVKKLFDTVTSIHDEMFYLRDREEEMHELNISTNSKMAWLSFLSLGVCLSVAGLQFWHLKTFFEKKKLI from the exons ATGCACGTGTTGACTTTCTCCGTCTCCTTCATCAGCCAGAAAAAAACAAcgaaaaacatcaaaactccTCAGATCTTCATCGGAGCCGCCATGGATCTTCACCGGAGCTCGACGATCATACTCCTGATCCTCTCAATTCTCTCCCCCGCGACGCTCTCAATGCGCTACGAGCTACTCTCGGGCCACACGAAATGCATCTCCGAGGAGATTCACGCCAACGCAATGTCCGTCGGCAAATACAGCATCGTGAACCCTCACGAAGATCATCCTCTTCCTGCTTCCCACAAAATCACCGTCAAG GTGACATCGCCGCAAGGAACGGCTTACCACGAGGCGGACGGGGTGAGCACGGGGCAGTTCTCGCTAACGGCTGTGGAGACTGGAGATTACATAACTTGCATCTCAGCTGTTGATCACAAACCGGAGACGATGCTGACTATTGACTTTGATTGGAGGACAGGTGTTCATTCCAAGGACTGGCCCAGTGTGGCCAAGAGGAGCCAAGTGGAA AATATGGAGTCTGAGGTTAAGAAGTTATTCGACACTGTTACTTCCATCCATGATGAGATGTTTTATCTCCGCGATAG GGAAGAAGAAATGCACGAACTGAACATATCGACAAATTCGAAGATGGCATGGTTGAGTTTCCTGTCGCTTGGGGTTTGTTTATCCGTCGCAGGGCTTCAGTTTTGGCACTTGAAGACTTTCTTCGAGAAGAAGAAGCTCATCTAA
- the LOC106382338 gene encoding probable WRKY transcription factor 4, whose protein sequence is MSEKAELPSTSNSTGAPSRPTLSLLPRPFTETFFNGGVGFSPGPMTLVSNMFSDSDESSRSFSQLLAGVVMPSPATGSEGNSNSSSSSVDVVDPRFKQSRPTGLMVSQSPSVFTVPPGLSPAMLLDSPSFLGLISPLQGSYGMTHQQALAQVTTQAVQANANMQPPSSQVRSQNPTSAPDSSLLAQRETSDITIMEHRSQQPLNVDKPAVDGYNWRKYGQKQVKGSEFPRSYYKCTSPGCPVKKKVERSLDGQVTEIIYKGQHNHEPPQNTKRGNKDSLHGSLINNNPNKTTREQHEAASQATTEQMSEASDSEEVGNGDTGVRDEPDAKRRVLEPAAAVAASHRTVAEPRIIVQTTSEVDLLDDGYRWRKYGQKIVKGNPYPRSYYKCTTQGCGVRKHVERAATDPKAVVTTYEGKHNHDPPAAKSSSHAAAAAAQLRHGGLANLNQQQQQPVACLRLKEEQTI, encoded by the exons ATGTCGGAGAAGGCAGAACTTCCGTCGACATCGAACTCCACCGGAGCTCCGTCGCGACCCACTTTATCTCTTCTTCCGCGCCCTTTTACTGAGACGTTCTTCAACGGTGGCGTTGGTTTCAGCCCAGGTCCGATGACTCTTGTCTCAAACATGTTCTCCGATTCCGATGAGTCTAGTAGGTCTTTCTCTCAGCTCCTTGCCGGAGTCGTCATGCCTTCTCCTGCAACGGGTAGTGAAGGGAATAGTAATAGCTCTAGCTCTAGTGTTGATGTTGTTGACCCGAGATTCAAGCAGAGCAGACCCACCGGTTTGATGGTTTCTCAGTCACCGTCGGTGTTCACCGTACCTCCAGGGCTAAGTCCGGCGATGTTGCTTGATTCACCGAGCTTCTTGGGTCTTATCTCTCCACTTCAG GGATCATATGGAATGACACATCAGCAAGCTCTAGCACAAGTCACAACACAAGCTGTTCAAGCCAATGCTAATATGCAACCTCCTTCCTCTCAGGTTCGATCTCAGAACCCGACCTCAGCTCCGGATTCTTCACTGCTAGCTCAAAGAGAAACCTCAGATATAACCATCATGGAGCACAGGTCACAACAGCCTCTAAATGTTGACAAACCAGCCGTCGATGGCTATAACTGGCGAAAGTATGGACAAAAGCAAGTCAAAGGCAGCGAGTTTCCTCGAAGCTATTACAAGTGCACGAGCCCAGGTTGTCCTGTCAAGAAGAAGGTTGAGAGGTCTCTTGATGGACAAGTAACAGAGATCATCTACAAAGGTCAGCACAATCACGAGCCTCCTCAAAACACTAAGCGTGGAAACAAAGATAGTCTACATGGGAGTTTGATTAATAACAATCCTAACAAAACTACGAGGGAACAGCATGAAGCAGCAAGTCAAGCTACGACAGAGCAAATGTCTGAGGCAAGTGACAGTGAAGAAGTAGGCAATGGAGACACTGGTGTGAGAGACGAGCCTGATGCCAAGAGAAG AGTTCTGGAACCAGCTGCTGCTGTTGCTGCTTCACATAGAACAGTGGCGGAGCCTAGAATTATTGTTCAGACAACAAGTGAAGTTGATCTTTTAGATGATGGATATAGGTGGCGTAAGTACGGACAAAAAATTGTCAAAGGGAATCCTTATCCGAG GAGTTATTACAAGTGTACAACGCAAGGATGTGGAGTGAGGAAACATGTGGAGAGAGCAGCAACAGATCCAAAAGCTGTAGTAACAACATATGAAGGAAAACATAACCATGACCCTCCAGCAGCTAAATCAAGCAGCCATGCCGCTGCTGCAGCGGCACAGTTAAGGCATGGCGGTTTGGCTAACTTAaatcagcagcagcagcagcccgTTGCGTGTCTAAGGCTGAAAGAAGAGCAAACGATTTAA